From the Glycine max cultivar Williams 82 chromosome 11, Glycine_max_v4.0, whole genome shotgun sequence genome, the window tgttagtTAAGGTTTCTCTTACACACCAAATGCAGTATGCGACTTCAATTAGCTTAAGGCTTTAGGCATATTTGTTTCATATACAAGTTTCTTAACGTTTTAACTTGACATTGTCGATCTGGCTCCTGTATTAATAGTTCAACCTATGAGAAATATATATGTTCctcattattataatttgtctTTAAGTGGGCTCAAACATTTATAAGTCCAATCCATAAGGCATGTTAAAGTCATGATTTTTATTCTCTCCTCCAATTTGTTTTATGAGTGTGACACAAAAGGTTTAATGGATTCGTttgttcaaatttatttatttttaattttttttaataaaatgaatatttttttgtttttatgtgtttatctaaactattttttctatcgatttttttataaaaaaaaattaatttaaacaaacagatccaatattaaattttatttaatattataaatataatatgcagTATCTAGTAACGCATCattgttattcaaaataatataagaatgtTTTGTGATTTGACATAATATTTTTGCGACATATGTTTTTGTGTAACTTAGTTTCTTTGTTTAAATATCACAATAGATGttcatttttatatagtttaatttgtttatttcttaataCGTGAGAAGACATTAGAATAAATGAGATTAATATCTCATATTGACTCATTTAACACGACCATACATCCCTATCTTTTTActccataaaaaaatacatcacTATCTTACTATTAaggattgagtttttttttttaaaaaaaaataagattgaatttaaattttttattcttaactcTTATTAATCTTTTCTTAAAACACACTGTCCTAATTAACAAGGACAACAATAGAAGAAGCTAAATTTTCACTCAAAGTTCTACGAGTgttaatttgaatatttgtgaatatatttttcttataagcaaaaattaaatgGAGGTAACAAGGATAAAGATAGAAGAAGTGAAGTTCGCACTCAGCTCAATCAgagttttaacaaaaattaacgaattactaacaattaacattaatcaataataaaaaaaaaaacaacataaaaatcaatgagCCATTGTCACTATGACACGATGACTAGGTACCAAGCCGTAACATTTATTGGATCTTTCCAGTTCCCACGTTTCCATATTTTGCAGGAAACTGAATACATCCAATTGTGAATCTGTGTTATGCAAATTGAGGGAAcgaattgattttatttgtttcaaaataatatgataTCTAATGTGATACCGAGTTAGTGACTTTCACATTAGTCTATGTCGTTAAAATTTAAATGCGATGATGTCGTCAAAAGTTAATCTTCACCGACtcacttatctttttttcttacttaaGTGCTACTACCAAtatgtcaaaatgaaaattataaataacatcgttaatataatatttcaaattGTGCTAGATATTTTTCTTGTTGTGGGTTTGAGTGTTTCAAATTGTGctagatatttttaattgtaaaatattgTGTTTTTATTCTTCCCTTTTAACTCGGTTCTTAAGATTAACATATTATGTCAATAAATTAGATTAACCTAAGCTTATCCTATGTATTATGTATTATTGAGTGTTAACCATGTCAGGTtcaagtttaaataaataaccatgTTAAAACTTTGAATTGAACAATGAcaccaattaaataaatatattcttaacCAATCCACGGAcaagtttattgttttttaaagaaaaatgtagACAATGTAGTAAagtttaaaagtataaattatttgtccgtcatatttaattttgacaaCACTAGGATATAAAGAAACATAATTATTGACCAGATGCAAGTCGATCTAATTCATTGCCCATGTTTATGGAAAtgctattaatatatttttttccacacatattttattattgtgtaacaaaatattaaaaatcataaaattatgtgTAAGCTTCATCACTTCTCATTAATTTACATATTGCGTTTAGTATACTAGAAATAAAAGGGGGAAACGAAGGAGAAGGGAAAGATAGTAAATTCACCTTTCTTTATTTGGTTACTTAATAAGTAGatagaaacaattaaaaaatgagacCAACATGTTAAGTATTCGTtccaaaaggagaagaaaagaatTGAAGGATGAAAGTTAGTCTTATATATTAAATGACCAAAAATATCCtcattgtgtatttttatttattaagaatacttctgtaattttatatatatacttaaatttattgattactGGCTACTAAACTACTTACAGAATcattttttccatttcatttccttttctttcttacttctctttcctttcttttctttcactcCTTTCCTTAAACCAAACATACCATTAATGACTCTATTGTCTATAtctataacatttttatttttaatatatcttaattaataataaaaaagtttattagaAGTACTGTAAAAGAAAGTGTATTGTCAACACTCagtaatttattaatatgtaaagtttataaataacattatattagtatgtttttatttattaattatttgcactaatattctttaatttattctaattaaatgaGATGACTACggattttatcaaaatttctaaTGAAATTAACATGTGAAAATATCCAGTTGAAAATATAATCACGAAAAAGCATATAAAATAGCATGTCaaccttattttttaatattttcccaTAGTACTAAAGTGATATGGAGCAAAATGATTGAAagttattcaatttaattactgTATCATCAAGATAgagaattataatatatatatatatatatatatatatatatatatatatatatatatatatatatatatatatatatatatatatatatattaactagcAATATTTTCTCACGTACAGCACTTAAAGTGAGGGAATATTTATGTTATCCGATGTTTCTAGTGCTTCTATACCCCATGCAGTTTTCTCTTAGCTATTCCCTTTTCTTTGTTGGCGTTAGCTCTGTCTAGTTAAGtagttataaaaatttataataaaataaagtaaattagcGTAATACAAAATCTTGAAAGATTAATTCAgtatttttaacaatattttcatttttaaggaAAGTTGAGTTGAtcaatatgagaaaaaaatcctaaaaatgaaagtattttgttaatatataaaatcttaaaaaaaatatatagcttttactataaaaaaaaaattcaataagttAGATTGAATACTGATCAAGATCATCTTAACCAACATCGCATTGATCTAAATGCAATTAAGtataaattctttaaataatGTCTTCAATTTAAGGCATATCAataaacatgattaaaaaatgaGACTTCAATTCAACCgtcacaaaaattaattattaataaaatttataaattataataaaaaatgttaatctaggcaaaaattctcaaatggtgtttttttacaaattaattccTCAAATGGGGTTCTTTTGAAACTTATTCCTGTCAGGTGCAGTTTTTCTACGTGAAGCCCATGCATGGCGCCACCACCATTGGCGCTTCCGCGTAGGAGCTGTCGCGTGGCCTTGGAGACGCCAGTAGCACCAGTGCGTTGCCCTTCTGCTTACGTGGCGAGGGAGACGCAAGGAGCACTGGCGCGTTCTGCATGGGAGAGTGAAGGCACCAGTCAAACTGGCGTGTTACCTTTGCAGCAAGGACAACAGCTTTGGCAGACCAGGAGCAGCTTTGGCAGGCAGGAGCAGTGAGGCAGCTTTCGGTCTGGAAGCGCAAATGGGGTTAGCGTTTTAGGGTAGAATATGGCGCAAATGGGGTTGGCGTTTTAGGGTGTTTAAATACACCTCCTCCTTCACCATTCTTTTCACCTGTTTTCGCTTGCAGCAGTTGCTTTCGTTTTTGCTTTTGTGGGTTTGAAAATTTGTgtgatatcaattttttttgtaagttaTTTTGTTAGGTGGTTTTCGAAATTTCTGTAGTATCACATATTTTTTGTAAGTTATTTTGTTAGGTTGGAATAAAGATTTATcttgaagtattttttataaaaattaaattagtttgttatatttaataagcttgttagtgtgtgtttaaatgtctaaaagaaaagaaaaattatgtaataatgtttatttgaagaaaattttatcagtgaaaataaaatattttgaatatgaattttgtagtattttttaattagattaggttggtgttAATGATTTATTAGTGTGTTAATAATTGATGAACGTTTcaactttcatttaaaaaaatttgtagatcatatttatttgaagaaagtATTTTGAGtacgaaatttattttaatatgaagttgtagtatttttttaattagattaggttcatttttttgtgtgttaaaaattgatAAGCGTTCAAGTTGAAAGTGTTATTTGATGATGTTTTGTTGTTTCTtgtatcatatttaatttaatatatttgtaataattttgtaattacctattttcattttgaagttattattgttaagattaattatttttactactaACTTCgttcatgaattattttattttgtggtaAAAATTAGTATCttgaaattgttcattttttttaagtgtgtccaatgaaattaatttgaagtcaattaatttttttaaaaaagagaaattgaatGTGAAGTTCCAATAAAGGGACTTTTtgtgattacattttattagtttggatttaaatttttataaaattgtttgtgttatttaagtgtgttgatgtgaaatttatttaaagttaataattttgattaataaattacggaacctaaaattatttttaatctactatataaatttttttaattaaacctaatctatcatataaaaatttaaactatttctaatttatcatattaaatatttaaactaaatgtaatATACCATaccaaaaatttaaactaaatgtaatgtaccatacaaaaaatttaaactaaacctaatctaaaattatatttttcaaaacctCAAACTATTCTTAATCTActatataaacaattttaactaaacctaatgtaccatataaaaatttaaactattcctaatttatcatataaaattaataacttagaTTACCTAAAACTATTcctaatctaccatataaatttttttaactaaatctaatctactatataaaatacaaaactcaaactaataatattaacaaataaactaaATCTAATGTATCCTATAATATAAATAGGAACATActaactaaaattataacatatacatataatataaataatattaatatttcaaattactacttaaaatttataaataccacctaaacatacataacaTTAACATATAAAACAAACCTAACCTAAACATACTTAATACATaacacttaaaatttataacctaaacatacataaaatttattatcaattcAAATAAACTTACCAAGAAGTTACAACCAGCACAAACCAAAGAGGCAAACGAAGCAAGGAAGCAAGCTTGAAGAAGGCTCAGGACAACGGGTAGCAATGCAGTGGACGAGAACTGCATATAAAGGAGCAAAGCGCTCCTCGTGATGGCGCGTTCCACCTGCTATCCGCAACCCGCAAGCTCCAATGGCGTTTCCTGCTCCTGCTTCCTGCAGCAGTAGCAGACTGCTGCAGCACTGTGCTCTTTGTCCTTGCTGCAAAGGTAAAatgccagtttgactggcgccTTCAGTCTTCCATGCAGAACGCGCCAGTGGTCCTTACGCCTCCCTCGCCACGTAAGCAGAAGAGCAACGCGCTGGTGCTACTGGCGTCTCGAGGCCATGTGGCAGCTTCTACGCGAAAGCGTCAATGGTGGTGGCGCCATGCATGGGCTTCACGTAGAAAAACTGCACCTGCCATGAATAAGTTTCAAAAGAACCCCATTTAGAGAATTAGTTTGTAAAAAAGcatcatttgagaatttttgCCGCTAATCTAAGTAGAAAGTTAAGACGACAAAGTACATTAAGTTGAAAATTAATGGctagtatttattaatttgaatgaTTGACATGGACAGTGAAGATTAAAGTATgttgtattattattaaataaataaaacaaccaACGATAAAAAGACAGAAGGGGAATGAACAATAATGTTATGCGTTCTCAAAggaattaaataatcaaaataataaagaacTCTAATAGTGGAATATTGCGGACATAAAATCAGAATTGACAAAGTTTGATGTGATGACTCTATTCTTGAccctttaaatttattatatcgCAAGTCCACTACTATATAAGAACCTCCACCCTGCATGCACTTCCATTCAATTCCCATCAACATTGATTCTATAAATACTTAGCTTTCTTCcttaatttgaaagaaaagacgtgattctttcattttcaaagAGTTTCTAAACCTGCTACTAGTAAATATTTACTTGTGTTCCGAAGCTGGCTAACTCACGAGAATGCTTAGAGGAATATGTGGAACACAACACGAGAGTGGTCACGGAATTATACAAAGCCCTAACCTCTAAAGACCCCGAAACGCTTCATGGGATTGTGGCCCAAGACTTGGAGTGGTGGTTCCACGGCCCATCATGCCATCGGCACCACTTGGTCCCCTGGCTCACGGGCTCCTCACCCTCCTCAAAGGCTTTGGTTCCGCAACATGTGGTGGGCTTTGGGCCATTGGTTATTGCTGAAGGGTTTGATGAGGCCCATTTGGTGTGGTGGGTGCATGCATGGACCATCAGAACTTCTGATGGGCTCATAACCCAGGTCAAAGAGTATGTGAACACATCCGTTTCCGTGACTCGTTTATCACAAATGCTTCCAAATGCTTCCAATTGTCAATGCATTTGGCAGAGTAGGCTTTGTGATGAATCAGTGCCTGGACTTGTTCTGGCAATCTAACATATTAGAATTAGATGGTGGTGATAATTGAAGTTGGAAAACCTTTGTTTAAttggttttcaattttcaaaagttCACCATCCCACTTATAGTGAGTGGTGCCACGTAGTTTATGTGCACTTAATTGGGTCTATAGTGTGAGTGTGCCTGTTTTTGTGCAATCGTGTGGGTTTTGTGGCATTTAGTAATTGTATGTTATGCTATGGTTTGGGGTTGTTGAAATAATGGgtgtttatattataaatatcaaCAACGTATCATCATGTTGTATCCTATCGCCTGCTTTTTAGATTATCAACACTCATGTTGTCATTTTTATACGCCATCCATCTTTACACATACAGGAATAggtatcttttattaaaattataaaagtaacaCTAGAAAtctagaattatatatatatatatatatatatatatatatatatatatatatatatatatatatatatatatatatatatatatatatatatattactattcATGCAGAAACATAACAATATCAAGCGAGAGATGAGATTGTGAGACGTGAGTTCATGTCTGggatgttttttaatttataagaattgaaaataatatcaaaaaaattataataatttttacatcttttttaattaattaagctaaGTCTCCTTAATATACCTTAGGTGTTAAGCTAGgtgaaacaaaaacataaaatcaacaagatgtatatatatatgctgcAAACTGCATAAACTTTTCGGCATACATTTACAGCTCCAGACCAATACCTCCCACCACAAATCACTGACTAAAAACACATATCCAAGGTTCTTGTCTGATTTTATCATATACGTAAATAATGGTAGCAACACACCatcaaatgtatattttttttctttctaacatACTATTTATTTACATTATTGGTTCAAACTATTGAAatctacaaaattataaataaaatccatTAGATAAGAAATGAGAATTTCATTgttaagtatattaaaaaaatactttgataacaattattatcttaatttaaatgaaattaagatATAAGATTAGttagatgattaaaaaaatcactaatttgATCAAAATATGATTCAAATGGAAAGCACAATATCCGGTAACGACCCTTGAACCCGAACCCGGTCGGTGCTCCGCCACAACCGAGCCTCATCACCGTCCTCCAAAACCCGAAGCACCACCGTGATCAACGTGTTGAAATACTCACGAAGCTGGGCAATAATCCCGTGCTTGAGCCTCCACACGTGGACCCAGTACTCCCCCGCCCCCTCCCACCCTTCAACCATCACGCGGTCACCGACGGCCCTGATCCTCCGAGGCCTAAACTTGAAAGCCTTTTGCGTCGCCGTTGACTCCCCGGTCAACACTTTCTTCATGTGCTGGCAGTGAGGAGGTCCATGGTACCACCATTCCAACTCCACCCTCACCACCTTCGCCAGCTTCTCCGTGTCGCCGTCACGCAATGCCTTGTACACCATTTTCACCGTCTCCCGGTTGCGGTTTTCGTGATCCGCTGCCGTGCCGGAGAGTTTCTCCGGCTCGGCCTTGCTGCCGGGGATGGTCTTCATGGTGGAAGAACGGTTGTAGCTCAGAATTCAGGTTATACTAATAGACAATATTGTTGCTATATGtgaatagtttatatatatatatatatatatatatatatatatatatatatatatatatattaacacagCTGATGTAATATATTACAAAGACTATACTGAATAATATAAGTACTGTAAAGTTTTATTCTTTCACGGATCACCGACGACtgttttagtttaattagtaattgcaaattcaagtatatataTGCAAATGCGAAGGTGACTTCCTGACCTTTCAACGATTGTGGTGGCTGTGTTTGAATTTGAAGTTTGAATCAAGTATCAAATGAAGAGTTATAACTATTAAACAAActagaataattttataatttattaagtttATACCTGAGGGATCTAGAAAACCATCAAAAGACAACtggattttttaaattatttaaatatctattttcaaacaaataaataataattttttaaaattatttattagtttcaCACTTAGAATTAAAGTTggtttttatttcaaatgataAAGAAGGAAATACATTTGTTTATCACTtgtataattgtttttaaagttttgaaatGATCTCACAAGCACAATTACAATCAAACAGGACTCAATATAATAATCTCACAATAAAacgaaaaaatataataataactaattaaaattcatcaaatttcataacaattatatataaatatatttataatataatattaataattaaatagataaatgagacttataataatacaaaaacATCATTAACTTAGATAACTATGgatgaaataaaaatcatataaaaatatcatttttattagaTCTATTTATTAGTGTATATATCTCTaagtaaattataatttgtaacaatatattatcaaaaagattaatatataattagtggtaacatatattaatatatatatatatatatatatatatatatatatatatataattattttatttttattggaagtagtatatatattattaattgatatatatatataattaaaagcaATTTGAGGAAGGGGCTAAAGTCCTTGGCTGCCCCCTTGTATCAGTCTCACATCTGTGTATATACATGTATTTTATCACGTACAGTATTAACAATAATTAGTTTTCTAATTAACGATAATAGTTAATATATATTagtctttcctttttttggtttgtttcacagattattttttatttccgaGAATATGAGATTGaaaatttttttctcatgtttGTTATggtgtaataaaataattattgttggatataaaactcaattttttaaatacttagaAATAATATTCTCATATTAtatttacaagaaaaaatatttctaaaattaaagaaataattcgTCAAACAAATGCCGTCTAAGTGTGTAGACTAATGGACACATGTAATCTTGAATTACAACAGTTTTGAATATGCAATTACAGCATTGGTATTTTACTGTTTGTGATTGTTCATTTTTTTGAGTAACcaactttcaaagtaaaactGTCGATTTCCA encodes:
- the LOC102660194 gene encoding senescence associated gene 20, with the translated sequence IFTCVPKLANSRECLEEYVEHNTRVVTELYKALTSKDPETLHGIVAQDLEWWFHGPSCHRHHLVPWLTGSSPSSKALVPQHVVGFGPLVIAEGFDEAHLVWWVHAWTIRTSDGLITQVKEYVNTSVSVTRLSQMLPNASNCQCIWQSRLCDESVPGLVLAI
- the LOC100790213 gene encoding wound-induced protein 1, coding for MKTIPGSKAEPEKLSGTAADHENRNRETVKMVYKALRDGDTEKLAKVVRVELEWWYHGPPHCQHMKKVLTGESTATQKAFKFRPRRIRAVGDRVMVEGWEGAGEYWVHVWRLKHGIIAQLREYFNTLITVVLRVLEDGDEARLWRSTDRVRVQGSLPDIVLSI